The sequence CAGGCTCGCGACGATCTGCGGCGAGTCCCAGCCCTCCTTCTCGGACCGGACGATGCCGTACACGAGCAGGATCAGCCCGGCCGTGATGGCGAGGGCGCCGGGCAGGTCCATCCGCCGGTCGTCGTCCTCCTTGCGGGACTCGGTGACCGCGTACACCGCGCCCACCGTCAGCAGGACGCCGACGGGGACGTTGACGAGCAGGATCCAGCGCCAGGAGAGCCACTCGGTGATGGCACCGCCGACGAGCGCGCCGATCGCGCCGCCTCCCGCGGCGACCGCCCCCCAGAGCCCGAACGCCCGGGCGCGACGCTCCCGGTCGGTGAAGGTGGTGCCGAGGACGGTGAGCGTCGCCGGCGCCATGATGGCCGCGCCCAGTCCCTGGACGCCCCGCGCGGCGAGCAGCGAGGCCGGGTTCCAGGCCAGGCCGCCGGCCAGGCTCGCGAGCGTGAACACGGCGATGCCGCCGAGGAAGACCCGGCGCCGCCCGTAGATGTCGGCGAGCCGTCCGCCGAGCAGCAGGAAACCCGCGAACACGATGGTGTACGCGTTGATGATCCATTGCAGCGAGTCGGTCCGGAAGTGCAGCGCGGTCTTGATCGAGGGCAGCGCGACGTTCATCACCGAGGCGTCCAGCACCACCAGGAACTGGCCGGCGCAGCAGACGGCGAGGACGAGCCCGAGCCGCTCCGACGTGCCCTTCTCGGCAACCGTCGTTTCTGTCGTCACCGAGGATCACTCCTCTTCGGTCGACGAGGCGTTCTCTGACGTCGCGCTTGATAACCGAGCGCCGAAGGCGGAAACGCGTTCGCACCGACCGCGGAGTACTCCTTTCGATACCCCTGTTCGGACCGGAAGGAGCACGCGGCGGTCGACGTTCGGATCCCATTCCCCACCGAACGACGATGGCGCGGTTAGAAAGCGTCTTCCCGGCAAAAAGCGGCGAATGCCGTGAATAACCGCGAACAGATCGACGGAGGGCGAAACTCAGATGCTCCGCTTCAAGCTGCTCGGCCCGCTGGAGGTCGTGGGCGGCGGCGGATCGGCGTTCGCACCGACCGCGCCGCGCGTGCTGAACACGCTCGCGCTGCTGCTGGTGCGCGCGGACCGCGTCGTGCCGCTCGACACGATCATCGAGGAGCTGTGGGGCGATGACCCGCCGCGCAGCGCGGCCCGCACCGCCCAGACGTACGTGTACCAGATCCGGCGCTGGCTGACGGCCGAGGCGACGCCCGAGCGGGACGGTGACGGGGACAGGGACGTCCTGCTCACCCGCCCGCCCGGCTACATGCTGGGGGTCTCCCCCGAGCAGCTGGACCTCAGCCGGTTCGACCGGCTGCTCGCCAGGGGCCGCGGGCTGCTGCAGGACGGCCGCTCCGCCGAGGCGGTGGAGCCGCTGTGCGACGCGCTCGACCTCTGGACCGGTCCCCCGCTGGCCAACGTCGAGCTCGGCCGCGTGCTGGAGAGCCACGCGGCGGCGCTGGACGAGCACCGAGCGCACGCGCTGAACCTGCGCATCGAGGCCGACCTGCGGCTCGGCCGGCACCGCGAGCTCATCGGCGAGCTGCGCTCACTGGTCGCCCTCAAGCCGTACGACGAGTGGTACCACGCTCTCCTGGTGTGCGCGTTGGCACGTTCCGGGCGCCGCTACGACGCGCTGGAGGCCTTTCACTCGGCCCGCACCATCCTCGCCGAGGATCTCGGGCTCAGCCCGTCTCCCGAACTCAACGAGGTGCACGCCGCCGTCCTGCAGGGCGAGCAGCCCAGGACGCCGCTGACGTGCACGGCGCCCAAGGCGGCGACGGCCCCCGGGCCGGCGCCGGCCGCGGCCGCCGTGCCGAATCCGCGGGCCCCGCGAAACGCCGGGCACCCGCCCGCGCAGACCGTCCGCTGACGAACGCGACCCCGCGGCACGACTCCCGCAACACGACTCAAGGAAGGACGCAGCATGCCGACCACCGCGCCGACCACCGTCGCGCCCGCCGAACTGCGGGCCGACATCGACAACTTCTACGCCTGGCACATGCAGCTCCTCGACGCCGGAAGGGTCGAGGAGTGGGCGGGCGCCTTCACCTCCGACGGCGTGTTCGACGCCCAGGGCCATCCCGAACCCGTCCGCGGGCGGGAGAACATCCGGTCGGCGTCCCGAGCCGTCGCCGACAAGCTCGCCGAGGCGGGGATCGTCCGGCGCCACTGGCTCGGGATGAGCCACATCTCCCCCGGGGACGGGAACGTCCGGGTCGTCAGCTACGCCCTGGTGTTCCAGTCGAGCAAGGAGAAGGGGACCCTTCTGCACGCGAGCACGACCTGCGAGGACATTCTGGTTCCGGACGGTGGTTCCTGGCTGATCCGGGAGCGGGTCGTCCGGGTCGACGGGATCTCCTGACCGGCCATTCCCCGATCATCGGGAAAGGCGCGCGAAAGAGCCGGTGGCCGTGCGGGCCACCGGCTCTTTCGCGCGCAGGGATCCTCAGGATCCGAGACCTACACCGTCTCCCCGATCCTGGCGTTGACGAAGTCCAAGTATTCTCGCGGCGTCTTCAGCTCGGCGGTCTCCTCCTCGGGCAGTTCGATGCCGAGCATGCGCTCGACCTGCGCGGTGGTCTCCATGACGGCCAGCGAGTCGTAGCCCAGCTCGGAGAACGGCACCTCCAGCAGGTCGGCCGGATCGTCGAGGTTCTCCGCCTCGCCCGCCGCCGCGCGCAGGGCGTCCTTCAGGTCGTCCAGGGTCAGTTCCTTCACTTTCCGCTCCTCTCGTTCTCCGCGTACCGCTTGGCGGCGCGCAGGGTCGCCCTGCTGTTGGCGCCGAGCGTTTCGCGGATCTTCTCGCGCACCGCCGGCAGGTCCATCCCGCCGGCGGCCGGTCCCGGCAGCGCCTCCGGGTCGATGACGACCGTGTGCCGGGACGTGACGCGCACCGCGCCGCCCCCGGCGTCCTCGAACAGCCACTCGCCGTTGTGCGTGCGCATGACCGGCGGCGTCGTGGTCTGCT is a genomic window of Actinomadura citrea containing:
- a CDS encoding MFS transporter, which encodes MTTETTVAEKGTSERLGLVLAVCCAGQFLVVLDASVMNVALPSIKTALHFRTDSLQWIINAYTIVFAGFLLLGGRLADIYGRRRVFLGGIAVFTLASLAGGLAWNPASLLAARGVQGLGAAIMAPATLTVLGTTFTDRERRARAFGLWGAVAAGGGAIGALVGGAITEWLSWRWILLVNVPVGVLLTVGAVYAVTESRKEDDDRRMDLPGALAITAGLILLVYGIVRSEKEGWDSPQIVASLGVAVVLLVLFAVNEARRRSHPLVPLGIFRNRSVTAANLVAFTSTAALWGTFFLFTLLLQLVLGYSPLETGFAYLPLSLGIVAAARGIAPLVPKVGPRPLLVAGLLLSAAGLAWLSRAGAGAGFLTDLFGPTLVLGIGQGLVSASMTVAGTSEVGYREQGLVSGLLNTSRQVGGALGLGILAVVAAAHTSDVAHGAHVTTRALAEGFDRALLVSALFPLLGVAAALAVPRIRPDEERAARG
- a CDS encoding AfsR/SARP family transcriptional regulator; the encoded protein is MLRFKLLGPLEVVGGGGSAFAPTAPRVLNTLALLLVRADRVVPLDTIIEELWGDDPPRSAARTAQTYVYQIRRWLTAEATPERDGDGDRDVLLTRPPGYMLGVSPEQLDLSRFDRLLARGRGLLQDGRSAEAVEPLCDALDLWTGPPLANVELGRVLESHAAALDEHRAHALNLRIEADLRLGRHRELIGELRSLVALKPYDEWYHALLVCALARSGRRYDALEAFHSARTILAEDLGLSPSPELNEVHAAVLQGEQPRTPLTCTAPKAATAPGPAPAAAAVPNPRAPRNAGHPPAQTVR
- a CDS encoding nuclear transport factor 2 family protein, with the translated sequence MPTTAPTTVAPAELRADIDNFYAWHMQLLDAGRVEEWAGAFTSDGVFDAQGHPEPVRGRENIRSASRAVADKLAEAGIVRRHWLGMSHISPGDGNVRVVSYALVFQSSKEKGTLLHASTTCEDILVPDGGSWLIRERVVRVDGIS
- a CDS encoding acyl carrier protein, with protein sequence MKELTLDDLKDALRAAAGEAENLDDPADLLEVPFSELGYDSLAVMETTAQVERMLGIELPEEETAELKTPREYLDFVNARIGETV